One Triplophysa dalaica isolate WHDGS20190420 chromosome 11, ASM1584641v1, whole genome shotgun sequence genomic window carries:
- the rgs17 gene encoding regulator of G-protein signaling 17, with protein sequence MPQSVSGVEMRKRQQGRIEGPPQAPGHPRPNTCCLCWCGCCKCLWNEDRRERSERQTCTKMDSIEATEEQHPTLDEVIAWSRSFEMMMRSPEGRDVFREFLRSEYSEENLLFWIACEEMKKETNPSAIDEKARIIYEDYVSILSPKEVSLDSRVREGINQNLAEPSSMMYEEAQLQIYTLMHRDSFPRFLNSSVYRDLLNTKRTCLDT encoded by the exons ATG CCTCAAAGTGTGAGTGGAGTTGAAATGAGGAAAAGGCAGCAGGGACGCATTGAAGGACCCCCGCAGGCGCCTGGTCACCCGAGGCCTAATACCTGCTGTCTGTGCTGGTGTGGATGCTGCAAGTGCCTCTG GAATGAAGACCGGCGAGAACGTTCAGAAAGGCAAACATGTACAAAGATGGATAGCATAGAGGCAACAGAGGAACA GCATCCCACACTGGACGAGGTGATCGCCTGGTCCCGGAGCTTTGAGATGATGATGCGCTCTCCAGAGGGGAGGGATGTTTTCAGGGAGTTCCTGCGGTCTGAGTACAGTGAGGAGAACCTGCTGTTCTGGATTGCTTGCGAGGAAATGAAGAAGGAGACCAACCCATCAGCTATTGATGAAAAAGCCAGGATCATTTATGAGGACTATGTTTCTATTCTATCACCTAAAGAG GTCAGTTTGGATTCACGGGTGAGGGAAGGCATCAACCAAAACCTGGCGGAGCCCAGCAGTATGATGTATGAGGAGGCTCAGCTCCAGATCTACACCCTCATGCACAGAGACTCCTTCCCTCGATTCCTCAACTCATCTGTTTACAGGGATCTTCTCAACACCAAGAGAACCTGCTTAGACACCTAG